In the Raphanus sativus cultivar WK10039 unplaced genomic scaffold, ASM80110v3 Scaffold1220, whole genome shotgun sequence genome, ctttttttttttgtttcattggTTCATCTGTAATTTGACAGGATGATGGCAACTGTGATGAACGCAATATTCCTTCAAGCGACAATGGAGAGCATCGGAATCCCAACACGTGTCCAAACCGCTTTCAGAATGTCGGAAGTCGCAGAGCCTTACATTAGAAGACGAGCAATTAGACATCTAGAGAAAGGCAGGGTTGTGATATTCGCAGCAGGAACAGGCAACCCGTTCTTCACAACTGATACTGCAGCAGCTCTTCGGTGTGCTGAaagtaagttaaaaaaaaaaaggtagctTCTGTGTTAAAAGTTTCCTTCAGTGATTCATTAAACGCTTTTTTCCCACAGTTAACGCAGAAGTAGTGCTGAAAGCAACGAATGTCGATGGAGTCTTTGACGATGATCCTAAAAGAAACCCAAACGCTCGCCTCCACGAATCACTAACGTACCAAGAAGTAACCTCAAAGGATCTCTCTGTGATGGATATGACTGCTATCACTTTATGCCAAGAAAACAACATCCCaggttttctttatatataaacacaCTCTCGAAACTTACATATGAATATATGATCATCTAAATTCCAACAAGaatgtgtgttttttttgtgtcaCAGTTGTGGTTTTCAATCTATCTGAGCCTGGAAACATTGCGAAAGCAATTAAAGGAGAGAGAGTTGGTACACTGATTGGTGGAACCTGGAACTCTATTGTTGCAAACACATGAAGAAACTTCTTCCTTAATATAGTAACTTAGGTCAGGAGAATCTTACAACTCCTATATATAGCTTGCAGAAACCTCTTTACTTCCTAGGAACGTTATCTGTCTGAAAAGTTTTGAAAGTTAAATGAGATGTTATATAATCAGAGCCGTGcctaatttgtttaaaaaaggCATTTGCCACAGGcccctaaaaatatataagtttttaGGGCCCCATAAATCACCAAAACATAgtacataatataattttagagTTAAAAGTCTTCCAACTCCCAGTAATGTTGAACAAGTTCGAATCTCTTATgtgttcttttgtaaatttgttgAACAAAAACTTATATAGAAAACGAAATGTTTCGGTAAGTAAATGTGGTGTTGTTTCCTGTATCGTTTTTGTTTATTGGAACTATCAATTTTTCTATTACCTATtggtatttttttctcttttgttagTTTTTGAACATGTTTGActgtttattaatgttttgtatgattataaactatattaacaatattatgtgttttattgatctacactaaaaagGCCCCAATTTTAGACTCTGCCTTAGGTTTCTACGTGTCTTCGCACGGCactgta is a window encoding:
- the LOC130503906 gene encoding uridylate kinase PUMPKIN, chloroplastic-like: MAFPLPLTSHLPISTSSISRTSFLPLTPRQPSFFSDQNVSRRVLISCSSSSSSYSNNGSTPEPRNGSGLNGQSSFPGMPSLDGTSNPPLKWRRVLLKVSGEALAGDEQQNIDPKVTMSIAREVAAVTRLGIEVAIVVGGGNIFRGSTWAGCSGLDRSSADYIGMMATVMNAIFLQATMESIGIPTRVQTAFRMSEVAEPYIRRRAIRHLEKGRVVIFAAGTGNPFFTTDTAAALRCAEINAEVVLKATNVDGVFDDDPKRNPNARLHESLTYQEVTSKDLSVMDMTAITLCQENNIPVVVFNLSEPGNIAKAIKGERVGTLIGGTWNSIVANT